From Prevotella sp. oral taxon 299 str. F0039:
ATATTCCAGGTTTCGTCCTTGCTTCCGTCGTCTACAAGCATGAAACGGGTGGTTATTTGCAATTCATTTTGAAGTGTTTCGATAACGGGTTGTAGTTTGTCTACTGCCCATTGAAGCACCTCTTGCTCGTTGTAACAAGGAATAACGATGTATAGAATCATTGTGTTTGGCGTGAATTGAGGGGAATGATTGAATGTATTGAGATGAAAGATGCGTGCGGATTACTTATCTAATTTCCACACAGCACCATCTTTTGTGTCTTTAACTTCAAAGCCAGCGTCTGCCAACATATCACGAATTTTGTCGCTTGTAGCCCAGTCTTTGTCGGCTTTAGCTTTCGATCTAAGGTCTAACACCATATCTACTACCTTGCCATAAGCCTCTTCTCGAGCTTGATTGTTATCAGAATTTTCGGCACGAAGTCCCATCAAATCGAAGGCAAAGAGATGCATTGTTTCTTTCAATTCTGCGAGATCTTCGGAAGAGATAGTGCCTTTATGGTCGACAATGGTGTTGATGATGTGACATGCTTCGAATAGAATACTAATCACAACAGGTGTTTGTAGGTCGTCGTTCATTGCATTATAGCATCTTGAGCGACATTCTTTTACAAACGTTGCAGTGGCTTTATCCGACTCGTTTGCAGGTTGAATGCGGTCTAAGTCTTTTATTCCCGACAACAAACGGTTGAGTCCTTTCTCGGCAGCTTGCAAGGCTTCGTTCGAGAAGTCTACTGTTCCTCGATAGTGTGCGCTAAGGATAAAGAAGCGAATGGTCATGGGGCTGTAAGCCTGTGTCAATGCTTCGTGGGTGCCTTTGAAGAACTCTTCGAGTGTAATAAAGTTGCCTAAGCTCTTTCCCATCTTCTTTCCGTTGATGGTTATCATGTTGTTGTGCATCCAATAGCGCACCATGTCGTGTCCTTGTGATGCCACTGCTTGAGCTATTTCGCACTCATGATGTGGGAACATAAGGTCCATTCCGCCTCCGTGAATATCGAAGTTGCTACCTAAATACTTGCGTCCCATGGCTGTACATTCGCAATGCCAGCCTGGAAAACCTTCGCTCCACGAACTTGGCCACTTCATAATATGCTCTGGAGTGGCTTTCTTCCACAAGGCAAAGTCGGTTTGGTTGCGTTTGTCTTCCACGCCTCCTAACTCACGAGAAGCGTTGATCACGTCGTCGAGATTGCGTCCCGAGAGCTTGCCATAGCGGTATTTTTGATTGTATTTTGCGGTATCAAAATAGATAGAGCCATTGCTTTCATAAGCAAAGCCGTTGTCCATTATTTCTTTCACCAACTGCTCTTGTTCTATAATATGACCCGTTGCCTGTGGCTCTATGCTTGGAGGAAGCACATTTAGTGCATTCATTGCATCGTGATAACGATTGGTGTAGTGCTGTGCAATCTCCATTGGTTCGAGCTGTTCAAGGCGTGCTTTCTTCTCAATCTTGTCGTCTCCCTCGTCGGCATCGTGCTCAAGATGACCCACATCGGTGATGTTTCGCACATAACGCACCTTGTAACCCAAGTGCTTTAGATAGCGAAACAAGATGTCGAAAGTGATTGATGGGCGTGCATGTCCTAAGTGTGGATCACCATAAACGGTTGGTCCACAAACATACATACCCACGTTTGGAGCATTAAGAGGCTCGAAAGTCTCTTTCTTTCTACTAAGAGTATTATAAATAACAAGCTGTTGTTTCTCCATAATCTATATTTTTATTTGTTACAAAGGTAGTAATTTTCACACATAATATTACTAAAAACGCCTAATAAAACAACGTTATGAAGCCAAAAAGACCCTGTTATTTAGTTATTTAGTGTTGTTTTCTTTACTTTGAATAAGAAAAATATTGTCGTAAAAAAGAAAAGACTTATCTTTGCAAACACTAATTAATAGCATATTAAATGGAAAAGTTAATTATCAATTCTTACGAAGAGTTTGCTGCTCATTTGGGTGAACAGCTTGGTGTTTCTGATTGGTTAGAGGTAGATCAAGAGCGTATAAACCTATTCGCAGACGCCACTTTAGACCATCAATGGATTCATGTTGATGTGGAAAAAGCAAAGGCTGAAAGCCAATATAAAAACACTATTGCACACGGATATCTAACTCTTTCGCTCCTTCCTCACTTGTGGGAACAAATCATCGAGGTAAATAATATCAAGATGCTTGTGAACTATGGAATGGATAAAATGCGTTTTGGACAACCCGTTGTTACTGGAAGTAGGGTGCGATTGGTTACCAAACTGCATTCTATTAGCAATCTTCGTGGTATCTGCAAAACTGAGATTGAATTTAAAATTGAAATAGAAGGACAAAGAAAACCTGCCTTAGAGGGCATTGCTACCTTCTTATATTACTTTGAATAGCACTTTAAAACCATTCGTTTTGCATAAGAAATAAATCTACAAACACTGATGCCAAACGAAGTACAGCCTACTTTTAAGCGATTAAAGTAGGCTATAATTATAATAAAGAAATAACAACAATATGACAAAAGAAAAGAAAGTTGCTATTTATCTCTATAATCTTTCTAACCAATACGAAGGACTTGGAGAGTTTAATCACAATCTTGCCATTCGCATGAGTGCGCAAGCTGCCGAGCTAAAAGCAAAACACAACATTAAACTTTGTTTCCTTGTGCCTGCAGGAATGACTGGAGCTTATGGAGAAGATGTAGAATATCTAGTTCTAAAAAAATGGCGTTATCGTCTTCTTAACGAGTCTTTACCAAGATGCATCAAGCACCTTTTCTTCCCTAAAGTAGACCTTGTGCATTGGACTCAGCAACTTCCTCGTCTCCACACAACACTCTCTCCACATACATTTGTAACCATTCACGACGTTAACTATTTTCATAATAATCTTCCTGAAGATAAGGTTAAAAAACGTTCGAAAAAGATAAACAGAACGCTTCGCCATGCAACTCACCTCTCGTTTATATCTCAATTTGCACAAGACGACGTGGTGAGCCGTTTCAATGTGCCTCATCCTAAGCGCATTATATATAATGGTGTGACCGATCAAATGCAGGTTCCACAAGAGAAAATAGACGGACTTCCCAATCAATATCTCCTTTCTGTGTCGGGATTAGACGACAAGAAGAATGTGCATCTCTTAATTGAAATGATGCGATTCTTGCCCAATGAGTTTTTAGTTATTGCAGGAAGAGGAAACAGCGAGTATACCAAAATGCTTTATTCTCTTGTTGAACGCTACCAACTCACCAACGTTCGCTTTGTGGGTTGCGTGTCGGCAGGCGAGAAAGCCTATCTATATCGCAATTGTAAAGCGTTTTTCTTCGTATCAAAGAGCGAGGGATTTGGTTTACCTGTGGCAGAAGCGATGACGGCAAGCAAACCTGTTTTCTGCTCAAAACTCACCTCATTGCCCGAAATTGGAGGCGATGCAGCTTATTATTTCGATGAGTTAGAGCCTGAAAAGATGGCGCAAACAACACAAAAGCTGTTGGCTGAATATGAAAAAGACCCTGAAACACGTCAGAAAATGTGTTTGGCTCAAGCACAAAAGTTCAATTGGGATAAGGCTGTCGACGAATATCTCAATTATTATATCGACATTCTGCAAGAGAAATAGTTTTGCTTCCATTTCTTTTACTATCGAATTAGCTCACAAAAGCAACGCTAATACATACAAAAAGCAACGCCCTTGCACTGCAATAGCGTTGCTTTTCTTTTGCACTCTCACAACCCTTATAAACAAAGGGGTGAGGCGTTAGGCGTGAAAAATTCTTTTGGTTGCTTTGGAAAATCATTTTATTTGCCTGCAACACTGACTTTTTTTGTTCTGTAAATCAATCTTAATTGCCCCCGAGAAGGGTCTAACTCGCCCTGAAATAAAACTTCACCCTCCATCGTATGGAGTCGTCGTCCATCGTATAGAGTCGCCCTACATCGTATGGAACGTTTTATTGTTATTCCTTATCGTCGCTTAATGTAAAGTCGAGTTGCTTTCTTTCGAGGTTAGCACGTGCCACCTTAATTCTAAGCGCATCGCCCAAACGATAGATGTGGTGCTTTCTTCGTCCCACAAGACAATAGTTCTTTTCGTCGAAGTCGTAGTAGTCATCGTCTAAATCACGCATAGGTATCATACCCTCGCAGTGGTTTTCGTCTATCTCACAATAGATTCCGTACGACGTTATACCGCTAATATGAGCGTCGAAGCATTCGCCTAAGTGCTCATTCATAAACTCAACCATCTTGTATTTAATAGAGTCTCGCTCGGCATTTTGTGCCACAAGCTCCATTTCAGAGCAATGTTCGCACAACTCTTCATAATGATCTTTGTTGCCACTACGACCTCCTTGGGCATAATGGGTGAGCAAACGATGCACCATTGTGTCGGGATATCGACGGATAGGACTTGTGAAATGGGTGTAATACTCAAACGCTAAACCAAAGTGTCCGATGTTATGTACCGAATATTTTGCCTTCATCATAGCTCTTAGGGCAATGGTTTGAATGAGCTTTTGATTAGCACTCTCGCTCGACTTGTCCATCAATTGGTTTAATGAACGAGCCACTTCGCCCTTCGTTCCGTCAGTCTTTAGCTTGTAACCAAACTTCGTTACAAACTCTCTTAGGGTCTCTAACTTCAACGGATCGGGGTTATCGTGGATACGATAGGGTAGGGTTTTCGCCTTCTTTCCTTTCTTTACACGACCAATATCCTCTGCCACTGTGCGGTTAGCAAGGAGCATAAACTCTTCGATGAGCTTGTTAGCGTCTTTCGACATCTTGAAATAAGCACGTGTTGGGCGTCCTTTTTCGTCGATATCAAAGTGCAGTTCTTCTCTATCAAACTTCACTGCGCCATTGTTAAAGCGTGCTTTTCGAAGCTGTTTTGCCAAGGTGTCGAGCATAATCAATAAGTAAGCGTTCTCGCCTTTGTATTCTTTTGGATCTCGTTTAGGTGCTGGTTCGCCCGTTCCATCAACCACTCCGTTGTCTTCGAGAATGGCTTGCACCTCTTCATAGGCGTATCTTCGATTACTTTTAATCACGGTATGCACCACACGATGGTTCTTTATGTTCGCCAACTCGTCCATTTCAAAGATTACGCTATATGCCAATTTCTCTTCATCAGGACGCAAAGAGCATATAAAGTTGCACAAGCGTTCGGGCAACATCGGTATGGTTCGGTCTACTAAATAAATGGAAGTAGCTCGCTTTTGCGCCTCCTTGTCGATAATAGAGCCTTCTTTTACATAGTGAGACACATCTGCAATGTGCACACCCACTTGCCAATTGCCGTTGGGAAGTTGCACGATAGAGAGCGCATCGTCGAAGTCTTTAGCGTCTTTAGGGTCGATGGTGCAAGTGAACACCTCACGGAAATCCTCACGCTTACTAATCTCTTCGGGTGTAATCTCAGCTGAAATGCGTTCTGCCGCCTGCTCAACTGCCTTGGGATACTTATAAGGTAAGCCGTATTGAGCAAGTATTGTGTTCATTTCTACATCATTATCGCCACTCACTCCCAATACATCAATCACCTCACCGATGATGTTTTTCGATTCTTTTCCAGGGAACTGAATGATCTTTACCACCGCTTTATCGCCATCTTTACCGCCTTTTAGTTTGCGTTTAGGAATGACAATGTCGTGCGCAAAGATGTTGCTTTCGGTAGAAAGGAAAGCTAAGTCGTGCTCAACTCTTAGTGTTCCCACAAACGTATCCTTATCATGTGAAAGAATTTCAACCACCACTGCTTCTCTCATGTGGTGCTCTCTGCGAGCTAACAGGGTAGCCTTTACCCTGTCGCCGTTGAGTGCAAACATCGAATTTCGTTCGGCAACGAAGATCGAAAGATCGCTGTTATCGGGAATAAAGACATTTTTCCCGTTGTTTTTTCGAACGAAACGTCCCTCTTGAACCTGTGTGTCTACATTCAATCGATAGGCGTTATCGGCTACAGGAGTTAAGAAATCTTCCCACGCCAACTCTTCCATTAAATCAATGGCGAGCATTTTTAAGGGGTGAGTATCGAGCTTTAAGTTCTTGAATATTTCTTTAAACGAGTAGCTTTTGTTGGGATGTGAGCGGAAGAACTCTTCGAGTTTTTCTACCATTTTATTGGCAGACATTCTCTTTCCGCCTTTCTTTTTTTTCGACATAACTAATGTTTAAGAGGTTGATAATATAATCTTTTTACGAGATGTGCCTTGTTGTTGCGCTTTGCTGTTAGGCTTTTTCGATGGCTTCAACTAAGCGTTGAGCATGCAAAAGTGCCTTCTCTTCAAGTTGTTTGGCTTGTTCTTTGTCGCTACGTAGAGCGTAAGAAACACCTGTTGTGTAAACAAATGGCTCGAGAGTCATGCCCACAAAGCTTGCAGTTGATTGAGATGCAGGGAGCAATAGGTCGTTGAGGGTGTAGCCAAGTGAGCTTTCTCGTGAATAAACTTCACCAGGAGCACCAACTGTGAACGAAACAATGAGCTTTTTCCCTTTTAGCTTATCGCCATTGCTTCCGTGTGAAAAGCCGTGCAAGAACACTTCTTCTTCCCAGCGTTGCAGGATAGATGGCTTAGCAAACCAATACAAAGGAAACTGAAAAACGATGATATCTGCCTTTACAATTTTTGCTTGTTCGGCTGCAACATCAATCTTAAAGTCGGGATAAAGCTCGCATAATGAGTCGATTTCTACCTCTGGAAGGGTTTGTTTCACTTGCTTTAAGATGAGCGAATTCACCACAGAATCGTGTTGAATGTTAGAGTGTCCTGAAACAATTAATACTTTTT
This genomic window contains:
- the cysS gene encoding cysteine--tRNA ligase — encoded protein: MEKQQLVIYNTLSRKKETFEPLNAPNVGMYVCGPTVYGDPHLGHARPSITFDILFRYLKHLGYKVRYVRNITDVGHLEHDADEGDDKIEKKARLEQLEPMEIAQHYTNRYHDAMNALNVLPPSIEPQATGHIIEQEQLVKEIMDNGFAYESNGSIYFDTAKYNQKYRYGKLSGRNLDDVINASRELGGVEDKRNQTDFALWKKATPEHIMKWPSSWSEGFPGWHCECTAMGRKYLGSNFDIHGGGMDLMFPHHECEIAQAVASQGHDMVRYWMHNNMITINGKKMGKSLGNFITLEEFFKGTHEALTQAYSPMTIRFFILSAHYRGTVDFSNEALQAAEKGLNRLLSGIKDLDRIQPANESDKATATFVKECRSRCYNAMNDDLQTPVVISILFEACHIINTIVDHKGTISSEDLAELKETMHLFAFDLMGLRAENSDNNQAREEAYGKVVDMVLDLRSKAKADKDWATSDKIRDMLADAGFEVKDTKDGAVWKLDK
- a CDS encoding MaoC family dehydratase; translation: MEKLIINSYEEFAAHLGEQLGVSDWLEVDQERINLFADATLDHQWIHVDVEKAKAESQYKNTIAHGYLTLSLLPHLWEQIIEVNNIKMLVNYGMDKMRFGQPVVTGSRVRLVTKLHSISNLRGICKTEIEFKIEIEGQRKPALEGIATFLYYFE
- a CDS encoding glycosyltransferase family 1 protein — protein: MTKEKKVAIYLYNLSNQYEGLGEFNHNLAIRMSAQAAELKAKHNIKLCFLVPAGMTGAYGEDVEYLVLKKWRYRLLNESLPRCIKHLFFPKVDLVHWTQQLPRLHTTLSPHTFVTIHDVNYFHNNLPEDKVKKRSKKINRTLRHATHLSFISQFAQDDVVSRFNVPHPKRIIYNGVTDQMQVPQEKIDGLPNQYLLSVSGLDDKKNVHLLIEMMRFLPNEFLVIAGRGNSEYTKMLYSLVERYQLTNVRFVGCVSAGEKAYLYRNCKAFFFVSKSEGFGLPVAEAMTASKPVFCSKLTSLPEIGGDAAYYFDELEPEKMAQTTQKLLAEYEKDPETRQKMCLAQAQKFNWDKAVDEYLNYYIDILQEK
- the rnr gene encoding ribonuclease R — translated: MSKKKKGGKRMSANKMVEKLEEFFRSHPNKSYSFKEIFKNLKLDTHPLKMLAIDLMEELAWEDFLTPVADNAYRLNVDTQVQEGRFVRKNNGKNVFIPDNSDLSIFVAERNSMFALNGDRVKATLLARREHHMREAVVVEILSHDKDTFVGTLRVEHDLAFLSTESNIFAHDIVIPKRKLKGGKDGDKAVVKIIQFPGKESKNIIGEVIDVLGVSGDNDVEMNTILAQYGLPYKYPKAVEQAAERISAEITPEEISKREDFREVFTCTIDPKDAKDFDDALSIVQLPNGNWQVGVHIADVSHYVKEGSIIDKEAQKRATSIYLVDRTIPMLPERLCNFICSLRPDEEKLAYSVIFEMDELANIKNHRVVHTVIKSNRRYAYEEVQAILEDNGVVDGTGEPAPKRDPKEYKGENAYLLIMLDTLAKQLRKARFNNGAVKFDREELHFDIDEKGRPTRAYFKMSKDANKLIEEFMLLANRTVAEDIGRVKKGKKAKTLPYRIHDNPDPLKLETLREFVTKFGYKLKTDGTKGEVARSLNQLMDKSSESANQKLIQTIALRAMMKAKYSVHNIGHFGLAFEYYTHFTSPIRRYPDTMVHRLLTHYAQGGRSGNKDHYEELCEHCSEMELVAQNAERDSIKYKMVEFMNEHLGECFDAHISGITSYGIYCEIDENHCEGMIPMRDLDDDYYDFDEKNYCLVGRRKHHIYRLGDALRIKVARANLERKQLDFTLSDDKE
- a CDS encoding NAD(P)H-dependent oxidoreductase gives rise to the protein MKKVLIVSGHSNIQHDSVVNSLILKQVKQTLPEVEIDSLCELYPDFKIDVAAEQAKIVKADIIVFQFPLYWFAKPSILQRWEEEVFLHGFSHGSNGDKLKGKKLIVSFTVGAPGEVYSRESSLGYTLNDLLLPASQSTASFVGMTLEPFVYTTGVSYALRSDKEQAKQLEEKALLHAQRLVEAIEKA